Part of the Sodalinema gerasimenkoae IPPAS B-353 genome is shown below.
CGTCGTTCTCCCTTGTTTTCCCGTTACTTAGATCTCGGGGCCAAATTAACCCCCTTTTCCGGCTGGGAAATGCCCCTTCAGTTTCAAGGAATCCGCCAAGAACATCAGGCCGTGCGGCAACAGGTGGGGCTATTTGATATCTCCCACATGGGTAAATTCGTCCTACAAGGGGGCAATCCCCTAAAAACACTTCAAACCCTAGTTCCCTCAGATTTGAGCCGTCTCAAGCCCGGCAAAGCCCGTTATACAGTGCTTTTAAACCCAGAGGGGGGGATTCTAGATGACCTGATTATCTACCGCCAGGAGGGGGAGCAAGTGGTGTTGATTGTCAACGCCGCCACAAAGGATGCCGATCGCGAGTGGCTTCAGGCCCATTTACCCCAAACCACGAGCTGGGTTGATGACCAGGACGAGCACGTGTTGCTGGCCTTACAAGGTCCCCAGGCCCAACCTGTCCTACAGCCCCTCGTCAACACCGACCTGGCTCAACTCTCCTTTTTCAGCCATCGTCAGGTGCAAGTCTTCGGCCATCCGGCCTTCATCGCCCGTACCGGCTACACCGGCGAAGACGGCTTTGAAATCATGCTGGCCTCAGAAGCGGGTCAACATCTTTGGGACAGCCTAATCAGCGAGGGAGTCGTCCCCTGTGGATTGGGGGCCCGAGATACCCTACGCCTCGAAGCCGCCCTCCCCCTGTATGGACAAGACATGACCGCCGAAACGACCCCCCTCGAAGCGGGATTAGATTGGTTGGTTCACCTTGACCGTAAAGGAGATTTTATCGGTCGAGAGCGGTTAGAACAGCAAGCCAGCCAGGGAGTTTCCCAGCGACTGGTGGGGGTGCAGATGCGCAGCCGCCAGATTGCCCGTCATGACTATTCCCTATTCCACGAGGGAACCCCAATCGGCCGAGTCACCTCAGGGGGGCCCTCCCCCAGCCTCGGCCACAACATCGCCTTAGGGTATGTTCCCCCAGAGTTATCCAGTCCCGGTCAAGCCCTACAGGTGCAAATCCGTGGCAAACTCTATGAGGCAGACGTCGTTAAGACCCCGTTTTATCGCCGGCCCTAAAATAACTCCAACAACAACTGAACTATGGCTCACTCTTCCTGGACCCTTTGGCTTAGTGCGATCGCCCTCTGTTTAAGTGGTTGTGGCGGTCTCGGCTTGGGCAACCCCGACATTGGAGTTGGGGACGAGCAAGACCCATCCCCCTCGGAGGTCACCGCCACCCCAGATCCCCCCGAGGTTCACCGCTACGATGTCATTGTCTATGGCGATGAACTTCCCGGAATTTGTGCCGCCATTTGGGCCAAACGCACCTTGGGAGAGGGGGCCAGAGTCGCGTTGGTACGTCCCGAGGAGGCCGGGGCGATGGTGGGGGGATTGCTGACACGGGGAGGCTTAGCCTATCTGGATTTTGATAAAACCCCCCGCTGGTATGCTCAACCCTTTAGCGACTGTTTCCTAGACTTTCTCGACGAAGCCAATGTGGGGGAATCTTGTGTGCATCCCATGCGGGCCGATGAGGGAATGCGGCGGATGCTGGAGAATGCTGGCGTGTCGTTGCTCTCCAATGCCCGTTTAGAACCTGTAGTGGAGAATGGACGGATTGAATA
Proteins encoded:
- the gcvT gene encoding glycine cleavage system aminomethyltransferase GcvT encodes the protein MTVPSSQPGLRRSPLFSRYLDLGAKLTPFSGWEMPLQFQGIRQEHQAVRQQVGLFDISHMGKFVLQGGNPLKTLQTLVPSDLSRLKPGKARYTVLLNPEGGILDDLIIYRQEGEQVVLIVNAATKDADREWLQAHLPQTTSWVDDQDEHVLLALQGPQAQPVLQPLVNTDLAQLSFFSHRQVQVFGHPAFIARTGYTGEDGFEIMLASEAGQHLWDSLISEGVVPCGLGARDTLRLEAALPLYGQDMTAETTPLEAGLDWLVHLDRKGDFIGRERLEQQASQGVSQRLVGVQMRSRQIARHDYSLFHEGTPIGRVTSGGPSPSLGHNIALGYVPPELSSPGQALQVQIRGKLYEADVVKTPFYRRP